From the genome of Prevotella herbatica, one region includes:
- a CDS encoding TrpB-like pyridoxal phosphate-dependent enzyme: MRQKRFILQENEIPTHWYNIQADMPNKPLPPLNPATHKPLDADDLSHIFNKECSKQELDIEHAWIEIPEEVREKYTYYRSTPLVRAYAFEEALGTSAHIYFKNESTNPLGSHKINSAIPQCYYCKQEGDTNVTTETGAGQWGAALSYAAKLYGLEAAVYQVKISMQQKPYRSAIMRTFGATVEGSPSMSTRAGKDIITRDPNHPGSLGTAISEAIELATTTPNCKYTLGSVLNHVALHQTVIGLEAEKQMEMAGEYPDTVIACFGGGSNFGGIAFPFMRHNIKDGKRTEFIAAEPESCPKLTRGKFEYDFGDEAGYTPLLPMFTLGHDFKPANIHAGGLRYHGAGMIISQLIRDNYMHGVDIPQLESFEASMIFARAEGIIPAPESGHAIAAAIREAKKATEEGKEKVILFCLSGHGLIDMTAYESYINGDLQNYSITDSEIEKNLEDVPQFDINEIEK, encoded by the coding sequence ATGAGACAGAAAAGATTCATCCTTCAAGAGAATGAAATTCCAACACATTGGTATAACATTCAGGCAGATATGCCTAACAAGCCTCTGCCACCACTTAATCCGGCAACACATAAACCTTTGGATGCCGATGACCTGAGCCATATCTTTAATAAGGAATGTTCAAAACAGGAACTGGATATAGAACATGCATGGATAGAAATACCAGAGGAAGTGCGTGAGAAGTATACTTATTATAGATCTACTCCTCTAGTAAGAGCTTATGCATTTGAAGAGGCTCTTGGAACTTCTGCACATATTTATTTCAAGAATGAAAGTACAAACCCACTTGGTTCACATAAGATAAACTCTGCGATTCCGCAATGCTATTACTGCAAACAGGAAGGTGATACGAATGTAACAACTGAAACTGGAGCAGGGCAGTGGGGAGCAGCATTAAGCTACGCTGCAAAACTGTACGGACTTGAAGCTGCTGTATATCAAGTAAAGATAAGTATGCAACAGAAGCCTTATCGTTCTGCAATTATGCGCACTTTTGGTGCAACGGTAGAAGGCTCGCCATCTATGAGTACACGCGCAGGAAAAGATATCATAACTCGTGACCCTAATCATCCAGGTTCTTTAGGAACAGCTATAAGCGAGGCTATAGAACTTGCTACCACTACTCCAAATTGCAAATACACTCTTGGCTCTGTACTGAATCATGTAGCATTGCATCAGACAGTTATAGGTCTTGAAGCTGAGAAACAAATGGAAATGGCGGGTGAATATCCTGATACTGTGATAGCATGTTTTGGTGGAGGAAGTAATTTTGGCGGTATCGCATTTCCTTTTATGAGACACAACATTAAAGACGGCAAGAGAACAGAGTTTATTGCAGCTGAACCAGAAAGCTGTCCAAAGCTTACACGTGGAAAGTTTGAATATGATTTCGGAGATGAAGCAGGTTATACACCTTTATTGCCGATGTTCACTCTTGGGCATGATTTCAAGCCCGCTAACATACATGCAGGTGGTTTGAGGTATCATGGAGCTGGTATGATAATTAGTCAGCTTATACGAGATAATTATATGCATGGTGTAGATATTCCTCAATTAGAGAGTTTTGAGGCTAGTATGATTTTTGCACGTGCCGAAGGTATAATCCCAGCACCAGAGAGTGGTCACGCTATAGCTGCGGCAATAAGAGAGGCAAAGAAAGCCACGGAAGAAGGTAAGGAGAAGGTTATCCTTTTCTGTCTTTCAGGTCATGGATTAATAGATATGACAGCCTATGAAAGTTATATTAATGGTGATCTTCAGAACTATAGTATAACCGATAGTGAGATTGAAAAGAATCTTGAAGATGTTCCGCAATTTGATATCAATGAAATTGAGAAATAA
- a CDS encoding sodium:solute symporter, with protein sequence MIIIFTILAYFCILLLFSRITSRKANNETFYRADRRSPWYMVAFGMIGASISGITFVSVPGMAITTDMTYLQMCIGFIFGYIAVAFILIPVYYRLNLTTIYSYLNSRLGQRSYKTGASFFLLSKLIGSAVRFYVVCIILQKFVFDSMGIPFPITVLGMVGLIWLYTRKGGIKTLVWTDSFQTLCMFVALILIIYNVITSLNMNIGEAISAIASNVHSRVFVFDDFISRQNFWKQFISGIFVVIVMTGLDQDMMQKNLTCKSLRDAQKDMCTYGFAFLPANILFLSLGILLMMLASKQGIALPAMSDNLLPMFAASGSLGTVVVILFTIGIVAASFSSADSAMTALTTSWCVDIMERDKDERLRKITHFGVALLFVLFILVFKVINSTSVLDAIYILCSYTYGPLLGLFAFGLLTKRKTNDHMVPYIAIISPIICFAIDTITQHTTGYKFGYELLMANGALTFAGMFIFRSR encoded by the coding sequence ATGATAATTATATTCACCATACTTGCATATTTTTGCATATTACTTTTATTTAGTAGAATTACAAGCAGAAAAGCGAATAATGAGACTTTCTATCGTGCCGACAGACGTTCACCTTGGTATATGGTTGCTTTCGGTATGATTGGAGCCTCTATATCTGGAATTACGTTTGTCAGTGTTCCTGGTATGGCTATAACTACCGACATGACTTATTTACAGATGTGTATCGGATTTATATTCGGATACATTGCTGTAGCGTTCATCCTTATACCAGTATACTATCGACTAAATCTTACCACGATATATAGTTATCTTAATTCTCGTCTTGGGCAACGCTCATATAAGACAGGTGCATCGTTCTTTCTACTTTCAAAACTCATTGGCTCTGCCGTAAGATTTTATGTCGTGTGCATAATTCTGCAGAAGTTTGTATTCGATTCCATGGGAATACCTTTTCCTATAACGGTATTGGGTATGGTTGGTTTGATATGGCTCTACACTCGCAAAGGCGGTATAAAAACATTGGTATGGACAGACTCTTTCCAGACATTGTGCATGTTTGTGGCTTTAATCCTTATTATATATAATGTCATCACATCGCTGAATATGAATATTGGTGAGGCTATCAGCGCTATTGCGTCGAATGTTCATAGCCGAGTGTTTGTATTCGACGATTTTATATCACGGCAGAATTTCTGGAAACAGTTTATCAGTGGTATCTTTGTTGTAATAGTAATGACAGGTCTTGATCAAGACATGATGCAGAAAAACCTTACCTGTAAGTCTTTACGTGATGCTCAGAAAGATATGTGCACATACGGTTTTGCCTTTCTGCCTGCAAACATTTTATTTCTTTCGCTTGGCATACTATTGATGATGCTTGCAAGTAAACAAGGTATTGCCTTACCTGCGATGAGTGATAATTTGTTACCAATGTTTGCAGCTTCAGGAAGTCTTGGTACGGTTGTCGTTATATTGTTTACGATAGGAATTGTAGCCGCTAGTTTTTCTAGTGCAGACAGTGCCATGACAGCGCTAACAACAAGTTGGTGTGTAGATATTATGGAACGTGATAAAGACGAGCGCCTGCGCAAAATCACTCACTTTGGTGTAGCTTTGTTGTTTGTTCTCTTTATCTTGGTATTCAAGGTAATCAATTCTACCAGTGTGTTAGATGCCATTTACATACTATGTTCATACACCTATGGACCTCTGTTGGGACTTTTTGCGTTTGGATTGCTTACTAAGCGAAAGACCAACGACCACATGGTGCCATATATAGCAATAATAAGCCCGATTATATGTTTCGCTATCGATACGATAACGCAACATACAACCGGGTATAAGTTTGGTTACGAGTTGCTAATGGCCAACGGTGCATTGACATTTGCAGGAATGTTTATTTTCCGATCTCGTTAA
- a CDS encoding NAD(P)/FAD-dependent oxidoreductase — MEYTKCLIIGSGPAGYTAAIYAGRANLQPIEYCGMQMGGQLTQTTIVENFPGYPQGVDGNQMMMDFREQAQRFEVDLRDGEIVKADLSKKPYILTDDRGVEIEAESVIIATGAIAKYLGLDDEQKYMGQGVSACATCDGFFYRKKVVAVVGGGDTACEEATYLAGLCSKVYMIVRKPFLRAAEVMKKRVVDNEKIEILYETNTLGLFGDNGVEGAHVVFRQGLADEKKYDIAIDGFFLAIGHKPQTELFKDYINLDEQGFIKLEGKNQMTNKEGVFAAGDVCDPHYQQAIVAAGTGASAALDAQEYLNEIGK; from the coding sequence ATGGAATATACAAAATGTCTTATCATCGGTAGTGGTCCTGCAGGATACACTGCAGCTATATATGCCGGACGTGCAAATTTGCAGCCAATAGAATATTGCGGAATGCAAATGGGCGGTCAGTTGACACAGACGACTATCGTTGAGAATTTCCCAGGATACCCACAAGGTGTTGACGGTAACCAGATGATGATGGACTTTCGCGAACAGGCTCAGAGATTTGAAGTTGACTTGCGGGATGGTGAAATCGTAAAGGCTGACCTAAGCAAGAAACCTTATATCCTGACAGATGACCGTGGGGTGGAAATTGAAGCAGAAAGTGTGATTATCGCTACTGGTGCCATCGCAAAATATCTGGGACTCGATGACGAGCAGAAATATATGGGGCAGGGCGTAAGTGCATGTGCCACATGTGATGGTTTCTTCTATCGCAAGAAAGTTGTTGCCGTTGTTGGCGGTGGCGATACAGCTTGTGAGGAGGCTACATATCTTGCAGGACTATGCTCAAAGGTTTACATGATTGTGCGTAAGCCTTTTCTCCGTGCTGCTGAAGTGATGAAGAAGCGCGTTGTTGATAACGAGAAGATAGAAATCCTTTACGAGACAAATACTCTAGGTCTGTTTGGTGACAATGGTGTCGAAGGCGCTCACGTGGTGTTCAGGCAAGGCTTGGCTGATGAAAAAAAATACGATATTGCTATTGACGGATTCTTCCTTGCAATAGGCCACAAGCCGCAGACTGAATTATTCAAGGACTATATAAATCTTGATGAACAGGGATTCATAAAGCTGGAAGGTAAAAACCAGATGACAAACAAGGAAGGTGTGTTTGCCGCTGGTGACGTATGCGATCCACATTATCAGCAAGCTATCGTCGCTGCTGGTACTGGTGCTAGCGCAGCCCTTGACGCACAGGAATATCTTAACGAGATCGGAAAATAA
- a CDS encoding glutathione peroxidase: protein MRTVYEFSVKDRKGKDVSLKEYANEVLLIVNTATKCGFTPQYEELEKLFETYHAQGFEILDFPCNQFGQQAPGTDESIHNFCKLNYGTEFPRFKKLKVNGEDADPLYKFMEEQFGFAGWDETHPIYPVLDKMLSEQDPNYKENPDIKWNFTKFLVNKKGQVVARFEPTEKISNIANKIEELLKA, encoded by the coding sequence ATGAGAACTGTTTACGAATTCTCTGTCAAAGACAGAAAAGGTAAAGATGTATCACTAAAAGAGTATGCCAACGAAGTGCTGCTCATTGTTAATACTGCGACTAAGTGTGGATTCACTCCACAATATGAAGAGCTTGAAAAGCTTTTTGAAACATATCATGCTCAAGGATTTGAAATATTAGATTTCCCTTGCAATCAGTTTGGTCAACAAGCACCAGGAACAGATGAGAGCATTCATAATTTCTGCAAGTTAAACTACGGAACAGAATTCCCACGTTTCAAGAAATTGAAAGTGAATGGTGAAGATGCTGATCCTTTATATAAATTCATGGAGGAACAATTTGGATTTGCTGGTTGGGACGAAACTCACCCAATCTATCCTGTACTTGACAAGATGCTTTCAGAGCAAGATCCTAACTATAAGGAAAATCCAGACATCAAATGGAACTTCACAAAATTCCTTGTAAACAAGAAAGGACAGGTCGTAGCAAGATTTGAACCAACAGAAAAAATAAGCAATATAGCAAATAAAATAGAAGAACTATTAAAAGCTTAG